A window from Zonotrichia albicollis isolate bZonAlb1 chromosome 8, bZonAlb1.hap1, whole genome shotgun sequence encodes these proteins:
- the LOC141729763 gene encoding uncharacterized protein LOC141729763 — protein MFPVLGQSPTTRHFWPCSRTSEPPNGCLGVSAYQDCCAEIPQLPSVTALKLAESLLPHLENDNSHVQLLSIQLFCKVMELVVEEGEELLTTFVNQSLLPLFLRWHDENLYVAKASLQALLCAARFLRRRDLEELLTKARRIKFAESLLLQDESQAAESPTRTLREAALRFMALQALKEDESPLCLSKLLQMIFEGRSAGLCLMDQMYQQPSAISSAH, from the exons atgtttcctgtgctgggtcaaagtccaaccaccagacacttctggccatGTTCCAGGACCTCTGAGCCCCCCAACGGTTGTCTCGGTGTCTCTGCATATCaggactgctgtgctgagatcccacaactACCCAGCGTCACTGCCCTGAAGCTGGCTGAGTCCCTCCTGCCACACTTAGAGAAC gACAACAGCCacgtacagctgctctccattcagCTCTTTTGCAAGGTGATGGAGCTGGTAGTGGAAGAgggggaagagcttctcacgaCATTCGTgaaccagagcctgctccctctatTCTTGCGCTGGCACGATGAGAACCTGTACGTGGCCAAG GCCTCTTTACAAGCCCTGCTTTGTGCGGCACGCTTCCTGAGGAGGAGGGACCTTGAGGAGCTGCTGACGAAGGCGCGGCGGATTAAGTTTGCTGAgagcctg ctgctgcaggacgaGAGCCAAGCGGCCGAGAGCCCAACGAGgaccctgcgagaggcggccctcaggttcatgg CTCTTCAAGCCCTGAAGGAAGATGAGAGTCCATTGTGCCTGAGCAAACTGCTTCAGATGATCTTTGAAGGAAGATCTGCAGGACTTTGTCTGATGGATCAGATGTACCAGCAACCATCAGCGATTTCAAGTGCCCATTGA